In Acanthopagrus latus isolate v.2019 chromosome 6, fAcaLat1.1, whole genome shotgun sequence, the genomic window TGAAGCATTCACATCTTCAGTTCTCCTCAGCTCAGAGTTGACTACCCACACCGctgcaaacaaaatgtatcaaaacagGAAGGCCATGTCTGTCAGCTCtagcagcagcatcaggaggTCCACCGGAGGcgcaggaggaggcagcagcttctccatcCAGAGATCCTTTGGTGCTGGCGGCCTTGGTTCTGGTTATGGGTCTGGTGGCAGCTTCAGTGCCGGCTCTGGCATGGCCAGCTCTGGCTATGGCTTTTCTTCTAGCCAAGCAGGAGGCGCTTTCATCGCTCCAACCATCACATCCGTCCAGGTCAACAAGAGCCTGCTGGCCCCTCTGAACCTGGAGATCGACCCCCTCATCCACGGTGTCCGCACccaggagaaggagcagatcAAGACCCTCAACAACCGCTTCGCCTCCTTCATTGACAAGGTTGGTTCCTGTTGCTATTTACAATTAGTAGGCCACAGGGTCTTCCTTGGCTTACGTTGTCCTTTACctgttatttaaaagaaaagactaGAAAGCTCAAAGTTTTGTATCTAGTATAGTAAGAGCAGCCTGCATAAGGAATCTGCTGAGCACTGCTCACTACATgcaaatgtcttctttttacTGGCCAAGCAGACCAAGCAAGGAAGCTTTGAATCTTATCTCTGTGATGTTGGATCTATCAATGAGTTACAGCTGCTAGGAGCAGGAAAGCTTATAAAAACCCAAAGTCTCACCCTGTCTTACTTCAACCAAAATCTACCTAAGGTGACAGTTTGGCCTGTAGCCCTGTGAACCTGTGGCAGCCTCTCTGCCCACTATTTAAATATGGGTGGGGATTATATTCCAGTGACTTGCCGTTCCCTTACCTGGCAAGACAGAATAGAGATCTATTGTATCTGCACTCTGCCCACACAGTCCAAAGTCTGTCATTTGCACATTGCACTTATCACCTGGTTGTCATGGACGACAGTAATGctgctttcacttgttttctATCCCGTGATCGGGCATCTGTATTGATACTATATATGTAGAGTGAGACTCTCTGATCATCTCAATAAGATGGCACTCAGACAAAAACTCAGAAAACAGAGCACTCATACCTTGTTACTTCACTGCTTTGTCTTCTGTGGTTAATCTGCCACacctagtttttttttatggcttgtCTGACTGTGTGGCCTTCATAGTCCGACAGAGAATGCAGGATGAGTCATAGCCAAAGAAGAGATATATCAGATGAAGCACttaaagccacacacacatctgaacagAACACACTATGTTATCTGTTTTAAGTAGGACAAACTGAAGACAGTAGTgttaaaaatgctaaaaacagcCTGCATGCAAAAAGATATGTCGCTGTAACTTACAACTGTTGTGACTAGGGTGTGGCAATTTGATTATGCAGCTAACTTATCAGTCCTGCAGGTGAGGTGAAGCATTTCGACACCTGGTATCACCATGACACACCCTTTGAAATCCTTTTGTTATCCatccattttaaaaaactatCTGGACTTTTTCAATCACTACTGAGCTCAAAAACAATTCAGGAGGAGCATCAAAGCGTCACCAGCGAAACTTCATTCAAAGACTAACATAAACTGAAAACGTGCTTCCTGTCTAATTATCTTTCCTGGTATCGTGTCTCCACAGGTTCGCTTCCTGGAGCAGCAGAACAAGATGCTGGAGACAAAATGGAGCCTCCTGCAGGACCAGACCACCACCCGCTCCAACATCGATGGCATGTTCGAGGCCTACATCGCCAACCTGCGCAGACAGCTCGATGGACTGGGCAATGAGAAGGTCAAGCTGGAGGGAGAGCTGAGGAACATGCAGGGCCTGGTTGAAGACTTCAAGACAAAGTGAGTGTTTTCACCACATGGTCACTGCTCATCACATACACCCAGCACAGTTTGGAGATGTACTGATGAAACTGCCTCGTGCTCCAACAGGTACGAGGATGAAATCAACAAGCGTGCAGCTGCAGAGAATGAGTTTGTGCTCCTGAAGAAGGATGTTGACGCTGCCTACATGAACAAGGTTGAGCTGGAAGCCAGGGTCGATGCTCTTCAGGATGAGATCAACTTCCTCAGGGCCGTCTACGAGGCTGTACGTATCAGTAGTTTTTAAACCAACCTACTTCACAATAGTATAATCCCCTCACCATATGAATCAActaaaaaggaaaggaaattcAATTCTGTGTATCAAATCCTTGGTTCTGTAGGAGCTGCGTGAGCTCCAGGGCCAGATCAAGGACACCTCTGTCATTGTGGAGATGGACAACAGCCGCAACCTGGACATGGATTCTATTGTTGCTGAAGTGCGCGCCCAGTACGAGGACATCGCCAACCGCAGCAGAGCTGAGGCCGAGACATGGTACAAACAGAAGGTGAGTGGAAAGCAAAGCCAAGGTTTATCCCctgtaagttttttttatacatcTCCAAACACTGGGGATCGTGGACTTTACAaactttgttgtattttaacAGTACGAGGAGATGCAGAGCTCTGCTGGACAGTATGGTGATGACCTGCGCTCGACCAAGGCTGAGATCGCTGAGCTGAACCGCATGATCGCCCGTCTTCAGAATGAGATCGAGGCTGTCAAGGGACAGGTATTTCTCAAAACTTCTCATGGACAATGCCTTATTATTAACAGAGGATCTACTAAGGTGAGAGGAATTGCAGTTATTAATCAGTCTGTAATATCACTCTCAACAGAGGGCCAGCCTTGAGGCCCAGATCGCAGAGGCTGAGGAACGTGGTGAGCTGGCAGTGAAGGACGCCAGGCTCCGCATCAGGGACCTGGAGGACGCCCTCCAGAGAGCCAAGCAGGACATGGCCCGCCAGGTGCGCGAATACCAGGAGCTGATGAACGTCAAGCTCGCCCTGGACATTGAAATCGCCACctacaggaagctgctggaagGAGAGGAGACCAGACTGGCCAGCGGAGGCACCAACGCAACCATCCACGTGCAGCAGAGCTCTGGAGGTGGTGGTAAGTGCCAGATTTCGTATGTTATCATCCTAAACATGAACCCGCAGGCAACACTGACAATTGGGATGGAAAAATATTAAcactttcctccttttcttctccagcAATGCTCCAGTCCAGCGGTGGATTCGGCTACGGTGGAAGCAGCGGCGGCTACAGTTCCGGAAGCTACGGTGGTGGTGTCACTGTCACCAAGTCCACATCAATGCGTTCTGCCAGATATTAAAAGGAGAGCCACCCCTCTTTTCCCTCAGAAACTCTTGAATTTGATCTAAATCTATACTCTTTCGTGGTGCTACATAACACTGTTAAGAAAGTTCAAAAGGAGAGCTGAATTTTGCAAATACTGGAGTCCTAAAATCTGAGAGTTTCTGAGGGCAAGCATTGCCTTAAAAACACAATGGCCAGGTCAGTTAGCAAggcaaatattttttctttcaacactACTGCTCAactaagaaataagaaaaaaaaggaacacacaGACGAAGTGTAAAAACTAGCCAAGGGAACATTTGAAACTCAGTAGTCTATCTTGTCAACTTAGTAATGTTTTGTACTTTAGTGCACTGATAAACTGCTTAGATCCTGCAGCTGAAGGGCAGGATGAGTTTTTAAGTTGATCTCTGTAGTCCTGCATTTGAGTGCTGATATTAGTAAGAGGAGCAAGTCCCTGACCAAATCTGATCACTGGagaaattgtcattttaattcacaaatgtgaaatgtgtgatttcACATGTTTAGTTTGCCTTTGAACTGATTGGCCAGTGGCAGGCTCTTTTTTACTGCTCTACCAAGTGTATCCTTGTTCAGTTTCGCCTTTCATCACCTCCAAGATAAAACGATGTTGTAAccagatttattttgtaaaagcCAACTGCGCTGGATGTTTGCAGCAAACTACATCAGTGACGTCTGAGTGAAATAAATCTGAGAACTAAAATgattgcctctctctctctctctcattgtgttttgataaatgaaaataaaagggTTTTTACTTCAAGAGCAAGATCAAACACTGAGATTTCACATGGGGGCAGTGCTGGGCCACTTTTCCATAACACTTCCACCTTGGTTATTCAGTCTGCAAGATATCAGCGTGGTTATTCCTAGTGAATATCAAACATATGCCTAAAAATTGTGGActaaatgttaaattgttttaatcattttgaacGAGATACAATTAGAGGACGTGGGATCAAAGATGATACATCTtgtaatgaaaaaacaaacaaacaaaaaaagtgaagtggAACTTATCGCAGCTCTGGTGTCCAAATCAgtgatgcaaaaataaaagatcaaCAGCACAATAAACTcccaaaaatatatttaaaaaaaaacaccaacatgatTTTCTTTAACTCAGCTGACAGAAGAAGCAAATCTCTGAGCTCCCTGCTGATTCATCCGAGTGTATTTAATCATGAAGAGAATTTAGGGGCCTACCTGCACATTCAGGGCCAAGCCAAGTGCATGTGTACTGTTACTGTAGGCTGCCAAGATAGTGTCAGCACAGAGGTGGACAAACGCAGCCAGGAGGACATATGGAGTGAGTGCGATTCCACCCTCCACCACCGACACAAGCCAGGGTTGAaaatttgtgtgtctttttgtgctATGGCCTCAATCGTGTGTTGATTTCACTGCAGTATCATCTGGATACACAGtggtgtatttttaaatgttctcaaGATCTGTTTTGGCAGGTTAACAAGAACATTAATTCTTTCATCCTCACCTAAGGCAGAAAGTGCTGGCAGCACTCGCATTTTGAATTTGGTCCCAGTAGAATTAAAGTTGAGTCATAATTGATCCAAGGCACACGCCAAACTCTTAAGTTGTAACCACTCAAGTTCCAAGAAAACCACTTACATCACCATTTTGACAAAACTACTTACAGATGATGCATCGTTTCTCCTTAACGAGGAGATTATGCTTCCTTTTGCAGCAAGCCCTTGCAGGTCATCTGAGCTCAAACATGAACTTATTATCACTTGTTCAAGGCACGTGGATCAGTAACTGTTGATGCTTACGACGTTCTGGACGAATAAGACGCCGTTGCTGCAGAAAAAGAGGCTGTAATTAAAACGTGTGTAATTGAATGTGGTTACCTCTGTCATGTTGAGGTGGACAGCATAAAGGCCAGGGGAGCATTGGCTGTTATATGCACCGGAGAAGCTCATAGTATCATCTGCAATAACAGTTTTTCCCTGAAGTGGATCACTGGTcttattgttttctgtgtcagcaGACATATATCTCATAAAACAGGTAATGTGCCCGCTTATAACAGAGTAGGAGCACTACAGGAGTGTATTAACTCATGGGACAAGACACTAAAGCTTCAGTCAAGTTGTTAAACTTGATTTCCCTGCTTCACCTTTGGTGACTTCCTGCCTTCCTCCTGGAGATCAAGAACATACCGATTTTTTGTAAACAAGCACAGAAAAATGGGAACAAGAAAGATGGCATAACTGCACATTTGGTGCTTTGCCCCTTCAAGGCCGTCGTCTATCATGTTGTAGCTGGACATAAGGCTGCACGTTCTGATTTAGAGGATACTCTGAAagacacagtgcagaaacacaggaaatgttCTGTGAAATGtaccaacaaaacaaagatcTAGGTGAATTATATGTAACCTTGTGAACAATGTTCTGATATGTGTACAGTGTCAAATGCACAACAAATAAAGAAAGCATGGACATATTTCTTTTGGAGGAAACAGAAGGCATTTTTGTGCttaccctttaaaaacagcaagaTGATATATAATGTGTCACTGTCAAATAATAATGCCCACATGTCTAAATATTGCTCATTATTTTTACTGTCTCTACCACCCAAATAACAATGCCCAGCCCAAGATAAGATTCAAAAGAAGACATAATATGAAAGACAATGTCAGAGTTAAAGCAAAGCATAACAGTTGTGAATGGTTTCCCTAATTACATATAATGACAGTTtacacacgttttttttttttacacagactGAAAGTTAAATTGCCTGAGGACAAAAGACAGCTACTTTCTGTAGTCATGTCCTCACTGAACATGTAAGAAGTAAATAGTAAAGGGAACAGAAAACCTTGAATAAACTTATCATATCATAATAACTTGATATGaaaaaggttattttcatgtgaaactGACACTATACTGTCATACAAATGAAATACACTATAGTTTGTTAGAATGCAACAAAAGCATCAAGCTAATTGAATAACTCCAggataagtaataaaaaaattaaaaataaacaaaaataaaatacattaaaaaaacttCTTACTGCAGGCTagaaaaatgttctttgtttagATCTGTGCTTTTAACTTGCTCAATAAACTATGCATACTTGCAGCACATTAGCCTGTGCATTTAAGATAGATGAGTTCATATATGTTGATTAAATTTAGTGTAAAGACTAATTTATTCTGGCAGTTTACATAGCATTTGTCAACTCTAATTTTATATATAACAGGTTTTAAGAAAAGGCACTTGTGAGCCCGGACATCTTGATCActgcacagcagagaaaagttAATTAGGAAGGCTGATCCTTCCAGAGAAAAtgacct contains:
- the LOC119021775 gene encoding keratin, type II cytoskeletal 8-like, giving the protein MYQNRKAMSVSSSSSIRRSTGGAGGGSSFSIQRSFGAGGLGSGYGSGGSFSAGSGMASSGYGFSSSQAGGAFIAPTITSVQVNKSLLAPLNLEIDPLIHGVRTQEKEQIKTLNNRFASFIDKVRFLEQQNKMLETKWSLLQDQTTTRSNIDGMFEAYIANLRRQLDGLGNEKVKLEGELRNMQGLVEDFKTKYEDEINKRAAAENEFVLLKKDVDAAYMNKVELEARVDALQDEINFLRAVYEAELRELQGQIKDTSVIVEMDNSRNLDMDSIVAEVRAQYEDIANRSRAEAETWYKQKYEEMQSSAGQYGDDLRSTKAEIAELNRMIARLQNEIEAVKGQRASLEAQIAEAEERGELAVKDARLRIRDLEDALQRAKQDMARQVREYQELMNVKLALDIEIATYRKLLEGEETRLASGGTNATIHVQQSSGGGAMLQSSGGFGYGGSSGGYSSGSYGGGVTVTKSTSMRSARY